The Verrucomicrobiota bacterium genomic sequence TGGTCCTCCAAAGTCCATGAAAACCACAACGAATAACCCTCTCCGGCGCGCCCTGACGCGTCGTCGGTTTATTGGCCGAACCCTGGCCGCCGCCGGGGCCGTCAGCGCGGCGCCGGCGACGCTCATGGCGACGTTTCACTTCGCGGACGTGGGGACTCAGCCGGCGCTGAAGCTCGTCTGGCGCCAGGGAAACAGCAAAATTTGTAAACCATCCTTTTATTTTATGAATCGACGATCATTTCTGAAAATTACGGCAGGCAGTGCGGCGGCAACGGCTTTTCTCCCACCCGCGTCCGCCGCGGCGAAGCGCAATTTGCAAAAGGCGATCATGTATTCCACGATCGGCGTGAAGGGTTCGGTGCTCCAGAAATTGCGAGCTATGAAGGCAGCGGGCTTCGATGGCGTGGAACCGATGGGCGCCATGGATCGCGACGAGGTGCTCGCGGCGTTGAAGGAGACCGGCCTCAAAGCCGCCAGCGTTTGCGATCACATCCACTGGGTGAAAACCTTGTCCGCTCCCGACGAAGCCACGCGCAAACTGGGCCTGGATGGACTCCTGCTGAGTTTGCACGACGCCAAGGCCTATGGCGCCGGCAGCGTCCTGCTCGTGCCCGGAGTCGTCCGCGGCGGCGCCATCGGCCGCGGTGACTCTACCTATGAGGAATGTTGGGAACGCTCCATCGTGGAAATCAAAAAGGCGATTCCGGTGGCCAAAGAACTCGGCGTGAAAATCTCCATCGAGAATGTCGGTAACAATTTCATCACGACGCCGGAGCAAGCGGTCGCTTACCTGGACGCCATCAACAGCGAGTGGGTCGGCTGGCATTTCGACATTGGCAATGTGGGCGCCAAATACGGTCCGGCCGAGCGCTGGATTCAGGTGCTCGGTAACCGCATCGTGAGAATCCATGTCAAGGACTTCAGCGCCCAGCCGCCGGCGGCGGGTGTCCGAGGCGACCGTCCGAAATTACTGGACGGCGGAACCAACTGGCCCGCGGTCATGGCCGCCCTCGACCACGCGGGCTACAGTGGTTGGGCAATTTCGGAGCAACCCGGCAACCAGGCTGCGGACGTCGAAACTGCCCGCGACCTGGCGCAGCGGATGGACAAGATTTTTGCCTTGTGAGAACTGCTTCACGGATTAACCGGCGCAAGTGCTGTGATGTTCCATGGGGCTCAACGTCCTAAGACGCGTTGGGATTCCAGCTCCGTGCCGTCCCAAATCCTTACTGTTCCATCTTCGCCCCCCCGAGATCAGCCGACGGCCATCCGGGCTGAAGACCACGCTGAGCACCGAGCCGCGATGGCCGCGTAAGGAAAGTATCTCTTGTCCAGTGTCCAGAGTCCAAAGGCGGATCGTCCCGTCCGCGTGCCAAAGGGCATTTCCCAGAGGTGGATCTCGTGTTTTTGGCCACTGCTGACGGCTAATTTTTTGGTTGCCGGATTGAAGGCAAGAACTCCTACGACGGGAAAAGATTTGTCCTGGATGTAACTGGCGAAAGTCCGATGCGATTCCGCGCCGGTTTCGAGATTGGAAGGCCAGGTCATGGGCACACCGCATTACTGTGCAGACCGTAGGATTGACGACAGATCGACCGGAGAACCGTAGCGCAGATTTTCAATCTGCTGTATCGCCGATTTCCAATCGGCAGGGCGCCGGCAAGTCCCAGCGTGCTCGGACTGGGAGACGCCCCGCAGAATACAAATCTGCGATACGGCAGAGTGCAGCTCTGCGCTACGCGTTTGGTCGTCCATCCCACAGACCAGGCAGTATGTGGCCCGAACAGGTCGAACGCCCGTTGGCAGTGAGATCGCGCAAACGCTCGCGGGCCCGGCCCAGGCCGCGGAAGAACTTCATTCACTTCAGGCCGCTCTCGCGCGGTAGTGATGTGTCTCACAAATGGCGGGAGTTTCACGTTCCATGTCACTTACCGTTTTGACTTTGGTGCGGCCTGGTCTTTGCCACAGCCGCGCTCCGGCTCAGTCTTGCGAGACGCGATGATCTCTTGTTCAATTCGCAAGCGAAGAGCGAATGAAAACCCTCGAACGCCAAAATGACCAACATGAAGAGCACCAAAAAAGAGCTGAGCCCGAAACAACGGGAAGAACTCCTCGGCACGTTGAAGGATCGTTTTGAGACCAACATGAATCGCCATCAAGGTCTGGATTGGGCCAAGGTGCAGGCCAGGCTCGAACCCAATCCGGAAAAGCTGTGGTCGCTCCATGAAATGGACAAGACCGGCGGTGAGCCGGATGTCGTCGGCCAGGATAAAAAGACTGGCCAATACGTCTTTTTTGATTGTTCACCGCAAAGTCCCAAGGGTCGCACCAGCCTTTGTTACGATCGTGAGGCGTTGGATTCCAGGAAAGAGCATAAGCCCAGGAGCAGCGCCATCGATATGGCCGCGGCCATCGGTATTGAGCTTCTGACGGAAGAACAATATCTGGAACTCCAGAAACTGGGAGAGTTCGACATGAAGTCGTCGAGCTGGGTCAAAACCCCTGCGGAGATGAGGAAACTCGGCAGCGCGCTTTTTGGCGATCGCCGCTTCGGCCGTGTCTTCTTTTATCACAACGGTGCGGAGTCGTACTACAGCGGCCGGGGTTCCCGTGCCTCGCTCAGGGTCTGAGCGCAGATACGGACATCGGTTTGTGTGCAATAGCCGGCGATTATTTTGCAGAAGGTGGCGTCAAGCGGTATGGTCTT encodes the following:
- a CDS encoding DUF4256 domain-containing protein translates to MKSTKKELSPKQREELLGTLKDRFETNMNRHQGLDWAKVQARLEPNPEKLWSLHEMDKTGGEPDVVGQDKKTGQYVFFDCSPQSPKGRTSLCYDREALDSRKEHKPRSSAIDMAAAIGIELLTEEQYLELQKLGEFDMKSSSWVKTPAEMRKLGSALFGDRRFGRVFFYHNGAESYYSGRGSRASLRV
- a CDS encoding TIM barrel protein, yielding MNRRSFLKITAGSAAATAFLPPASAAAKRNLQKAIMYSTIGVKGSVLQKLRAMKAAGFDGVEPMGAMDRDEVLAALKETGLKAASVCDHIHWVKTLSAPDEATRKLGLDGLLLSLHDAKAYGAGSVLLVPGVVRGGAIGRGDSTYEECWERSIVEIKKAIPVAKELGVKISIENVGNNFITTPEQAVAYLDAINSEWVGWHFDIGNVGAKYGPAERWIQVLGNRIVRIHVKDFSAQPPAAGVRGDRPKLLDGGTNWPAVMAALDHAGYSGWAISEQPGNQAADVETARDLAQRMDKIFAL